A genomic window from Sporosarcina sp. Marseille-Q4063 includes:
- a CDS encoding topoisomerase DNA-binding C4 zinc finger domain-containing protein, which produces MKNGKYGSFYGCSSYPRCRDIQKISTCCTQE; this is translated from the coding sequence GTGAAAAATGGAAAGTACGGAAGCTTTTATGGGTGTAGTAGCTATCCTAGATGTAGGGATATCCAGAAAATTTCGACCTGTTGTACGCAGGAGTGA
- a CDS encoding DUF4190 domain-containing protein, with the protein MVEKTQTNSNSVISITLGILSILIPMIGIILGVIWFVFARIALKEIRNTNDNGRGLATAGLICSVVGVVPQLFRVLGFALFFCFILIL; encoded by the coding sequence ATGGTTGAAAAAACACAAACCAATAGTAATTCTGTAATTTCAATAACTCTTGGTATCTTGTCTATTTTAATTCCAATGATTGGTATAATTCTGGGGGTTATCTGGTTTGTTTTTGCAAGAATAGCGTTAAAAGAGATTCGCAATACAAATGATAATGGCAGGGGATTAGCGACGGCGGGATTAATTTGCAGTGTGGTTGGCGTCGTTCCTCAACTATTCCGGGTGTTAGGTTTTGCTTTATTTTTTTGTTTCATTTTGATTCTTTAA
- a CDS encoding YsnF/AvaK domain-containing protein has protein sequence MADKRFVGTFQTEYEVLNKIDELKVEGYSEEDIYVVTNDEESLSIVRGQTDVDFESPDGNWLDKFIAFISGDEPVRAAFNDMGLTEEESDRYYGEVKNGRILLYVDHEYGRTTYDRQSEFMNNYSDPNLGSNLTTEDLGATASVNHASPNIDAEHEGSLRLHEERLNVDKERVQTGEVNVGKHVVEEVQSVEVPVSREEVDIERNAVYDETAAGEVFDDGENIHIPVMEEQVEVTKRPVVNEEIVVSKREVQDTEMVSETVRREEADVDRSDEDFVNPIDRDVEDTLEKERTQYDPLTDRDRL, from the coding sequence ATGGCAGATAAAAGATTTGTAGGTACATTCCAAACAGAATACGAGGTTTTAAATAAAATTGATGAGTTGAAAGTTGAAGGTTATTCAGAAGAAGATATTTACGTTGTCACAAATGATGAAGAATCACTTTCAATTGTTCGCGGACAAACAGATGTCGACTTTGAGTCACCAGACGGTAATTGGTTAGATAAATTTATAGCCTTCATTAGCGGCGATGAACCGGTGAGGGCAGCATTCAACGATATGGGACTCACGGAAGAAGAATCCGACCGTTATTACGGTGAGGTGAAGAATGGAAGAATCCTGTTGTATGTTGACCATGAGTACGGCAGAACGACCTACGATAGACAATCGGAGTTTATGAATAACTATTCCGATCCGAATCTGGGATCGAACCTGACAACAGAAGATTTAGGCGCAACCGCATCTGTAAATCATGCTAGCCCGAATATCGATGCCGAGCACGAAGGAAGCCTTCGATTGCATGAAGAAAGATTGAATGTAGATAAAGAACGTGTGCAAACGGGAGAGGTGAATGTCGGCAAACATGTCGTCGAAGAAGTGCAGTCAGTGGAAGTGCCCGTGTCACGTGAGGAAGTAGATATTGAAAGAAATGCGGTGTACGACGAGACAGCTGCAGGCGAAGTTTTCGACGATGGTGAAAACATTCACATTCCAGTCATGGAAGAACAAGTGGAAGTAACAAAACGCCCGGTAGTGAACGAGGAAATCGTTGTTAGTAAACGCGAGGTTCAAGATACTGAAATGGTAAGTGAAACCGTACGTCGTGAAGAGGCGGATGTTGATCGAAGCGATGAAGATTTTGTGAATCCAATAGATAGAGATGTAGAAGACACATTGGAAAAGGAGCGTACGCAGTACGACCCCCTGACAGACCGTGACCGACTCTGA
- a CDS encoding YdiU family protein, with the protein MTNKIEIEEAGWNLDNSYVHLPEIFFTKMDPNPVEAPELIIFNESLASKLGLSANALKSEEGIAIFAGNTVPEGASPLAQAYAGHQFGNFTMLGDGRAMLIGEQITPSGERFDIQLKGSGRTQYSRGGDGRAGIGPMLREYIISEAMHALGIPTTRSLAVVTTGETIYRETMLAGAILTRVAKSHLRVGTFQYAAQWGTFDDLQQLADYAIKRHYPEIESDENRYLSFLQAVIIRQAALIAKWQLVGFIHGVMNTDNMTICGETIDYGPCAFMDTYDPATVFSSIDIQGRYAFGNQPSIAGWNLARLAETLIPLLHKDESEAIKLAQDAISEFPDRYQSNWLSGMRAKLGLINEEKDDATLIADLLTLMKKHQSDYTNTFRALTFNKLNENKMFGTPEFTEWHGLWQARLERQQESKESSHQLMKDNNPAVIPRNHRVEEALEAAVEQGDYSVMQQLLNVLSKPCAHTSEQEKYTTLPESAGLYQTFCGT; encoded by the coding sequence ATGACAAATAAAATAGAAATAGAAGAAGCAGGATGGAACTTAGACAACAGTTATGTCCATCTGCCTGAAATCTTTTTTACTAAAATGGATCCAAATCCAGTAGAGGCACCGGAGTTAATTATCTTCAATGAATCCTTGGCATCAAAGCTTGGATTAAGTGCTAATGCGTTAAAAAGTGAAGAAGGAATTGCGATATTTGCCGGTAACACTGTCCCAGAAGGTGCATCACCGCTTGCACAAGCATACGCGGGACATCAATTTGGAAATTTTACGATGTTGGGGGACGGCCGCGCAATGCTTATTGGGGAACAAATCACTCCGTCAGGCGAGCGATTTGATATTCAACTTAAAGGATCTGGGCGAACGCAGTATTCCCGCGGAGGCGATGGACGAGCGGGAATTGGTCCGATGCTACGTGAGTATATTATCAGTGAAGCCATGCATGCACTTGGTATTCCGACGACCCGCAGTCTAGCCGTAGTTACAACCGGTGAAACCATATATCGTGAAACAATGTTGGCCGGCGCTATATTGACGCGCGTTGCAAAGAGCCATTTGCGTGTTGGTACATTTCAGTACGCTGCACAATGGGGGACGTTCGATGATCTCCAGCAATTGGCCGACTATGCGATAAAGCGCCATTACCCAGAAATTGAATCCGACGAGAATCGTTATCTTTCATTTCTTCAAGCGGTAATTATTCGACAGGCCGCGTTAATCGCCAAGTGGCAACTGGTTGGGTTCATTCACGGGGTCATGAATACTGACAATATGACCATTTGCGGAGAAACAATCGATTACGGTCCTTGCGCTTTCATGGACACGTACGACCCAGCGACCGTCTTCAGTTCAATCGACATTCAAGGTCGTTACGCTTTTGGGAATCAACCATCAATTGCCGGATGGAATCTCGCCCGTTTAGCTGAAACGCTCATCCCGCTTTTACATAAAGATGAGTCTGAGGCTATCAAATTAGCGCAAGATGCAATTTCAGAATTTCCTGATCGATATCAGTCGAATTGGCTTTCAGGTATGAGGGCTAAACTGGGTTTAATTAATGAAGAGAAAGATGATGCAACGCTGATTGCAGATTTGCTTACGCTAATGAAAAAACATCAATCGGATTACACCAATACGTTCCGTGCATTAACTTTTAATAAATTGAATGAAAATAAAATGTTTGGCACGCCGGAATTTACTGAATGGCATGGATTGTGGCAGGCCAGATTAGAAAGGCAGCAGGAATCGAAAGAATCTTCTCATCAATTAATGAAGGACAACAATCCAGCAGTCATTCCAAGAAACCATCGGGTCGAAGAAGCATTGGAAGCTGCGGTTGAACAAGGCGATTATAGTGTGATGCAACAACTTTTAAATGTACTTTCGAAACCTTGTGCGCATACTTCTGAACAAGAAAAATATACAACGCTACCTGAATCAGCCGGTCTATATCAAACTTTTTGTGGAACGTGA
- a CDS encoding alpha/beta-type small acid-soluble spore protein has product MAKNNKILVPEARKALDKLKADVMRQHGYNVNTNNPDDVKFEIADELGIPLTKGYNGKITAENAGKIGGPIGGNMVKEMVRMAQEQMLKK; this is encoded by the coding sequence ATGGCGAAAAACAATAAAATATTAGTTCCCGAAGCGCGGAAAGCGTTGGATAAACTGAAAGCGGATGTCATGCGCCAACATGGATACAATGTAAATACGAACAATCCTGACGATGTGAAATTCGAAATTGCAGACGAACTTGGTATTCCTTTAACAAAAGGATACAACGGAAAGATTACCGCTGAAAATGCAGGTAAAATCGGAGGGCCTATCGGTGGAAATATGGTAAAAGAGATGGTTCGGATGGCGCAGGAACAAATGTTGAAGAAGTGA
- a CDS encoding VCBS repeat-containing protein: protein MNGNRTLLDWKIADVNGDGILDNVYLYGHVDEQLGNLAENITLVIRDGRSNKITEISLINNAGYNARLFLGDFNQDNIVDIMISADTGGSGGNGIFYIYSFRNNVLQELLDVDQYNATYLFEVHYEDFYKVRVESRQLNVVFTIDISNKGADYLSQFYNQEGILKEPVIGGALAISALNPIITNNKSYNYDVLAFQRIIGTVNVDTLGYVENLMTWNGDQFVSKWLSLLIAGEKLISS, encoded by the coding sequence GTGAACGGCAATCGTACATTGTTGGACTGGAAAATAGCAGATGTCAATGGCGATGGTATTTTAGATAATGTCTACTTATATGGGCATGTCGATGAGCAACTGGGTAACCTAGCCGAAAATATCACACTTGTTATTCGGGATGGGCGGTCGAATAAAATAACGGAAATTTCACTAATAAACAATGCAGGCTATAATGCGCGGTTATTTCTTGGAGATTTCAACCAAGATAATATAGTCGATATTATGATCAGCGCTGATACGGGTGGAAGTGGCGGAAACGGGATCTTTTATATCTATTCGTTCAGAAATAATGTTTTACAAGAACTGTTAGACGTCGATCAATACAATGCAACATATTTATTTGAAGTACATTATGAAGATTTCTATAAGGTTCGCGTTGAGAGTCGGCAGCTTAATGTAGTATTCACGATAGACATTAGCAACAAGGGAGCCGATTATTTATCACAGTTTTACAATCAAGAAGGTATATTGAAAGAACCAGTTATTGGTGGGGCCTTGGCCATAAGCGCCTTAAATCCAATCATTACAAATAATAAAAGTTACAATTATGACGTCCTTGCATTCCAGCGGATTATCGGGACGGTTAATGTTGATACATTGGGATATGTAGAAAACCTCATGACATGGAATGGCGATCAGTTTGTGTCAAAGTGGTTGTCTCTTTTAATCGCAGGTGAAAAGCTAATCTCTTCTTAA
- a CDS encoding methylated-DNA--[protein]-cysteine S-methyltransferase, with the protein MRLKHGQWDFYLAAIDQGLCYVGTQNEDFEDLEKWAKKRLPGYVLIEKEDVLKCYAKELMEFLDGQRKEFTSVTALHGTPFQQSVWQALLEIPFGETVTYSTIAERIGNPKAVRAVGTAIGANPMLIIVPCHRVIGKNGALTGFRGGLDMKAQLLELES; encoded by the coding sequence ATGCGGCTGAAGCATGGGCAGTGGGATTTTTATTTGGCAGCGATAGATCAGGGACTTTGCTATGTAGGAACGCAAAACGAAGACTTTGAAGATCTTGAGAAGTGGGCTAAAAAGCGATTACCCGGGTATGTTTTGATTGAAAAGGAAGATGTACTGAAATGCTATGCAAAGGAATTGATGGAGTTTTTGGACGGGCAGCGTAAAGAATTTACATCAGTGACCGCCTTGCACGGGACGCCATTTCAACAATCCGTTTGGCAAGCATTGCTAGAAATCCCCTTTGGAGAAACGGTAACGTATTCAACTATTGCGGAACGCATCGGAAATCCTAAGGCTGTACGCGCAGTTGGAACAGCAATTGGCGCTAATCCTATGCTGATCATTGTTCCGTGTCATCGGGTAATTGGAAAAAACGGCGCACTAACCGGCTTTCGCGGCGGACTGGATATGAAAGCACAGTTGTTGGAGTTGGAGAGTTAA
- a CDS encoding GNAT family N-acetyltransferase, with amino-acid sequence MRLVRPSIEWKNEHEDYMKEWDESRMTPSSFNLNGYENYEAYLEALKNRERGDGKWVPCTNYFLADESDRIIAMVDIRHELTDYLRNIGGHIGYGVRPVERRKGYATLILAKALKKCDELGIQRVLVTCNADNIGSAKTILKNGGVEDKSFIEEDGTVIRRFWMER; translated from the coding sequence ATGCGACTAGTGAGACCGTCCATCGAATGGAAAAATGAGCATGAGGATTACATGAAAGAATGGGATGAATCCCGAATGACGCCAAGCAGTTTTAATTTAAATGGTTACGAGAATTATGAAGCCTATTTAGAAGCGCTGAAAAATCGGGAACGCGGTGATGGAAAATGGGTGCCGTGCACGAACTATTTCCTCGCCGATGAAAGTGATCGCATAATTGCAATGGTCGACATTCGGCATGAATTGACGGACTATTTACGTAATATCGGTGGACATATTGGGTATGGCGTGAGACCGGTTGAAAGAAGAAAAGGATATGCGACATTGATTCTTGCAAAGGCATTGAAAAAATGTGATGAATTGGGAATCCAGCGGGTGCTAGTAACTTGTAATGCTGACAATATTGGATCTGCAAAAACAATCTTGAAAAACGGCGGCGTTGAAGATAAAAGCTTTATTGAGGAAGATGGAACTGTGATTAGACGGTTTTGGATGGAGAGGTAA
- a CDS encoding YqhG family protein — MYPQQIHGYLRELFKENDCQVITDNEHYLTVQLTIEMDKRIMNRPFYWQYLESTNGVPCPAQITLITDKNKLVEDVKGEVVHFGSPRLSQLFQTIKELGSFVLMYEKISGKTDSQTILTPWLGVNYKISYYSDQTKETLYSLGINLMTGDLIDGFQDSINDVEFDVNMPENTFNLPYIINPTRALERLDAVIENKIHQDDHTWAEQAKIRWQKDRKVLEYFYEGVEDRPESYEVEKEAMDQQYEARIKIEIINGGLFYLK; from the coding sequence ATGTACCCGCAACAAATTCATGGTTATTTAAGAGAACTTTTTAAGGAAAATGATTGCCAAGTGATAACTGATAATGAACATTACCTTACCGTTCAATTAACGATTGAAATGGATAAAAGAATTATGAATCGACCTTTTTATTGGCAGTACTTGGAAAGCACGAATGGTGTGCCGTGCCCAGCGCAAATTACATTAATTACAGATAAAAACAAGCTGGTTGAAGACGTCAAAGGGGAAGTTGTGCATTTCGGTTCTCCACGGCTCAGTCAGCTATTTCAAACGATTAAAGAACTAGGTTCATTTGTGTTAATGTATGAAAAGATATCCGGTAAAACTGATTCGCAAACCATATTAACGCCATGGTTAGGCGTTAATTATAAAATATCGTATTACAGCGACCAAACGAAAGAAACTCTATATTCGTTAGGGATTAACTTAATGACAGGCGATCTAATTGATGGGTTTCAGGATTCGATCAATGACGTAGAATTTGATGTAAACATGCCGGAAAATACATTCAACCTGCCATATATAATAAATCCCACTCGCGCACTTGAACGTTTGGATGCGGTTATCGAAAATAAAATACATCAAGACGATCACACATGGGCGGAACAGGCAAAAATAAGATGGCAAAAAGATCGAAAAGTATTGGAGTATTTCTATGAAGGCGTAGAAGACAGGCCGGAAAGTTATGAAGTCGAAAAAGAAGCAATGGATCAACAATACGAGGCGCGGATTAAAATTGAAATTATTAATGGTGGATTATTTTATTTGAAATGA
- a CDS encoding DEAD/DEAH box helicase has protein sequence MERLENRAPWDSWKLYNMSYEIAKTNLITDFQGLQSPRYLPNLTPLAHQLEVAETVIERMNGKAILADEVGLGKTIEAGLILKEYLIRGLVKKALILVPASLVNQWLDELNQKFHIPALQYKKNYDLNYCSVVVMSLDTAKRSPHREKIYEQDFDLIIIDEAHKLKNHKTQSYEFVQNLKKKFCLLLTATPIQNNVFELFYLISLLKPGHLGNYESFQAAFSASKHNVEHDEYLKELVNQVMVRNRREDTGIEWTNRNVEIIPIDFTKEEKEVYDLISDLKNVSTVFSDAFSLITLQREMCSSKEATALTLTNMLDKCTKPEDISYIEVIIGKLMSLEINSKAKKAYEIISRVNGDKVIIFTEYRGSQTYLQWYLQSKGITSVTFNGKFSKSKREWMKQLFEQKAQVLIATESGSEGINLQFCHHVINYDLPWNPMKLEQRIGRVHRLGQENDVHIYNLAIQNTIEDHILDLLYVKIGVFEQVVGELDDILSRVNVP, from the coding sequence ATGGAACGGCTGGAGAATCGCGCGCCATGGGATAGCTGGAAGTTATATAACATGAGTTATGAAATTGCAAAAACGAACTTGATTACAGATTTCCAAGGTCTTCAATCTCCAAGATATTTACCTAATCTGACGCCGCTTGCCCATCAGTTGGAAGTGGCGGAAACGGTTATTGAAAGAATGAATGGTAAAGCGATTCTTGCGGATGAAGTGGGGCTAGGTAAAACCATTGAAGCCGGATTAATCTTGAAAGAATATCTAATCCGAGGGCTCGTGAAAAAAGCGCTAATTTTGGTTCCTGCTTCTCTTGTCAATCAATGGCTTGATGAACTAAATCAAAAATTTCACATTCCGGCTTTGCAGTATAAGAAAAATTACGACTTGAATTATTGTTCGGTCGTCGTCATGAGTTTGGATACGGCAAAAAGAAGTCCGCATAGAGAAAAAATTTACGAACAAGACTTTGATTTAATTATCATTGATGAAGCACATAAATTAAAGAACCATAAAACTCAAAGTTACGAGTTCGTTCAAAATTTAAAGAAAAAGTTTTGTTTATTGTTAACGGCGACACCTATTCAAAACAATGTGTTTGAGCTGTTTTATCTCATATCCTTATTGAAACCAGGTCACCTCGGGAACTACGAATCGTTTCAAGCCGCTTTTTCTGCGAGTAAACACAACGTGGAACATGACGAGTATCTGAAAGAACTGGTTAACCAAGTTATGGTCAGAAATCGAAGAGAAGATACTGGAATTGAATGGACAAATCGGAATGTAGAAATAATCCCTATTGATTTTACGAAAGAAGAAAAAGAAGTATATGACTTGATTTCGGACCTTAAAAATGTTTCGACCGTATTTTCGGATGCCTTTTCGCTGATTACGCTGCAAAGGGAAATGTGCAGCAGTAAGGAAGCAACAGCTTTAACTTTAACGAATATGCTTGACAAATGCACGAAACCGGAAGACATCTCTTATATAGAAGTGATAATTGGAAAGTTGATGAGTCTGGAAATTAATTCGAAAGCGAAAAAAGCTTATGAAATAATTTCTCGGGTAAATGGCGATAAGGTTATTATCTTTACCGAATATCGAGGAAGTCAAACCTATTTGCAGTGGTATTTACAATCTAAAGGAATTACAAGTGTCACATTTAATGGTAAATTCAGCAAAAGTAAACGTGAGTGGATGAAACAACTTTTTGAACAAAAAGCGCAAGTATTAATCGCGACGGAGTCAGGTAGTGAAGGGATTAACCTTCAGTTTTGCCATCACGTCATAAATTACGATTTACCTTGGAACCCAATGAAGTTAGAGCAACGTATCGGTCGTGTTCACAGGCTAGGTCAAGAAAATGATGTGCATATTTACAATTTAGCCATTCAGAATACGATTGAGGATCATATATTGGATTTGCTGTATGTTAAAATCGGAGTTTTTGAACAAGTAGTGGGCGAGTTAGATGATATCCTGTCCCGCGTTAACGTGCCGTAG
- a CDS encoding universal stress protein, with product MKIAVAVDGSDNALRAAKHAVMLAQYLPETDLEVIYVADHNKAKDERLLAQSPESLTLKREQKLHPVQELARSVGVAIKITIIKGNPSHEIIKYVKEHSIDQLVIGSRGLNAFQEMVLGSVSHKVMKHANCPVTIVK from the coding sequence ATGAAAATTGCTGTAGCAGTTGATGGGTCAGACAACGCGTTACGAGCCGCCAAACATGCGGTGATGCTTGCTCAATATTTACCTGAGACGGATTTGGAAGTTATTTATGTAGCGGATCATAACAAGGCGAAAGATGAACGTTTGTTGGCGCAAAGTCCAGAGAGCTTAACATTAAAACGTGAACAAAAATTACATCCTGTACAAGAACTTGCGCGATCAGTCGGTGTCGCGATAAAAATTACGATAATAAAAGGAAATCCGAGTCACGAAATCATTAAGTACGTGAAAGAACATTCGATTGATCAACTCGTTATCGGTAGCCGCGGTTTAAATGCTTTTCAAGAAATGGTTCTTGGCAGCGTGAGCCATAAAGTGATGAAGCATGCGAACTGTCCCGTCACGATTGTTAAATAA
- a CDS encoding SulP family inorganic anion transporter: MHTLKQQWFGNVRADILAGIVVGLALIPEALAFAFIVGVDPRVALYASFTIAVIISFVGGRPGLISAATGAMALVLVSLMANHGLQYVLAATILTGIIQFILGLFGVANLMRFIPNSVMLGFVNALGIMIFITQMPYLLGAGSMTYVFAIITLILVYAIPRFFTYIPAPLIAIVVMTSIALISGVKLQTIGDLGTMPNTLPIFFLPDIPLNFETLKIILPYALALSVVGLLESLLTSQVLDDMTDTPSNKNTEARGQGIANFVNGFFGGMAGCALIGQSVINIKSGGRGRLSTLTSGVFLMFLIIVLGDLVADIPMPVLVGVMIMVSATTFNWGSFKFLKQAPRSESLVMLLTVVIILYTHNLAIGVVAGVILSALFFVAKISRVTVTHDKEEYKVKGPLFFASTTKFIQSFDNVTDSEVVINFENSQLWDESAVAAIMKVKQKLEQKGVTVQIQGLNSSSEQLYRQFT; the protein is encoded by the coding sequence ATGCATACTTTAAAACAACAATGGTTTGGAAATGTGCGCGCTGATATTTTAGCAGGTATCGTTGTCGGGCTTGCGCTCATTCCTGAAGCATTGGCTTTTGCGTTCATTGTGGGCGTTGATCCACGTGTCGCGTTATATGCTTCATTTACAATTGCGGTGATTATTTCATTTGTTGGCGGACGGCCCGGGCTAATTTCAGCAGCAACAGGTGCGATGGCGTTGGTGCTTGTCAGCTTGATGGCGAATCATGGCCTTCAATATGTACTTGCGGCAACTATTTTGACAGGAATTATTCAATTTATTCTGGGGTTATTTGGTGTCGCGAATTTGATGCGCTTTATTCCAAACTCCGTCATGTTGGGGTTTGTGAATGCACTTGGAATTATGATTTTTATTACTCAAATGCCGTATTTACTTGGGGCAGGTAGCATGACATATGTTTTTGCAATCATTACGTTAATTTTAGTGTACGCGATTCCGAGATTTTTCACGTATATTCCTGCACCGTTGATTGCCATAGTGGTCATGACGAGCATTGCGCTTATAAGTGGCGTGAAATTGCAGACGATTGGCGACCTCGGTACGATGCCGAATACGTTACCGATTTTCTTCTTGCCAGACATACCGCTTAATTTTGAAACGTTAAAGATTATTTTGCCGTATGCATTAGCGCTTTCGGTTGTCGGGTTATTGGAATCACTTCTTACTTCTCAAGTGTTGGACGATATGACAGATACGCCGAGCAATAAAAATACAGAAGCGCGCGGGCAGGGAATTGCCAACTTTGTCAATGGCTTTTTCGGCGGTATGGCTGGTTGTGCGTTGATCGGACAATCGGTGATCAATATTAAGTCGGGTGGACGCGGGCGTTTATCGACATTAACTTCTGGTGTATTTTTGATGTTTTTAATCATCGTTTTAGGTGATCTTGTCGCTGATATTCCGATGCCTGTTCTTGTCGGTGTCATGATTATGGTAAGTGCGACAACCTTTAATTGGGGTTCGTTTAAGTTTTTGAAACAAGCGCCAAGGTCTGAGTCGCTTGTTATGCTCCTTACTGTTGTGATTATTTTATATACGCATAATCTAGCAATCGGCGTAGTCGCTGGGGTTATATTAAGCGCGCTTTTCTTTGTTGCTAAAATTTCGCGTGTGACCGTAACGCATGATAAAGAAGAATACAAAGTAAAAGGTCCTTTATTTTTTGCATCGACGACGAAATTTATTCAGTCATTTGATAATGTTACGGATAGTGAAGTGGTCATTAATTTTGAAAATAGTCAGCTTTGGGATGAGTCTGCTGTCGCTGCTATTATGAAAGTGAAACAGAAGCTCGAACAAAAAGGTGTAACTGTACAGATTCAAGGATTAAATTCTTCAAGTGAACAATTGTACCGACAATTTACATAA